TTGCCCTGCATCAGTTGGTTAGCCTGCTTCACAATTGCTGGGTCTGGCGCATAGCCCTCTGGCCCAGCGATATGCACGTTCATCCCCACCATGGCGCAGCCCAGCAGTAGAGAATGGGCGACGTTGTTGCCGTCACCTAGGTAGGTCAGGGTCAATCCCTGTAGGGCGCCAAACTCTTCTTGAATGGTCAGCAGGTCGGCCAAGATCTGGCAGGGGTGCTCCAGATCAGTCAAGGCGTTGATCACGGGAATCGAGGCGTAGTCAGCAAATTCTTGAATCTCGGCCTGGTCAAAGGTGCGAATGGCTACCACATCTAAGTAGCGATCGAGCACTCGGGCAGTATCACTGGTAGGCTCACCCCGGCTCACCTGGGTCACCCCAGAATGTAAATCGAGCACCTGTCCACCCAGCTGATACATGGCCACCGAAAAGCTGACGCGAGTGCGAGTCGATGCTTTGCGAAACAGGAGGCCCAGCACCTTCTGAGGAAATTGAGGATGGTGTTTACCAGCCTTCAGCTCAGCGGCAAAGGTCAAAAGTTCTAGCAGCTCATCGACACTCAGATCACTCAGGCTTAGCAGGTCGCGCCCGCTCAGGGGTGGTGTGGACATGGGCAAGCATTCGTAAAAATAAGACACTAGCAGATTATGGGGAAGCCTCTCCCCGGTCTGTATCGACAGGGGCAAAAGATTGTCATCGGGGGCCTGCTGGGGCTGTGAAGGCGATCTCAGTACAGATGTGCCGCCCCCTTAAGTCTGCACTATGATTGGGGCATCGCATTTGCCGTGGTAGTTTTGCCCTTTAGCCGGAGTGTTTTAGGGACGATCTATCGCCTTTCATTTGCCACCTTGTTACCCCTGCACATTTATGATTAGCGCGGTTATTCCTCCTCAACCACAGGTGTTGCCCCAGGGGCCTCTGCTTCAGCCGCCCTCAGTGAAAGAACGGGCAGCGGCAGGATACTTTCGCGACATTGCCCTGTGGCTCAATCAACCCCTAACTCCTCACGGTATTTTTGTGCAGGTGCAAGCCGATCGCCCCGGCTGCCTACAGCTAGTGGTGGAATTTCGGCAGCCACCGGTTAAAGACCGGCTGCTGCGGTTTCTGTGTCACCGCGTTTGGCTGCTCAATTCAGAGCTAATCGAAGGGATTTGGGTGGTTGCTCGCCCCTTAGGGCACCGTCGAGTGCTTTGGCAGCAGCGCGTCAAGATTGTCACCCCGGCTCTAAAGCGCCGCCAGAGCGAACTCAAGGCCCAGGCCCAGCGCCAGGCCGCATTGGCCATGCCACCCAAAATTCGGCCGCCGCGCCCGAGCCCGACTAAAACGCTGTCGCGGCAGCGTCTACAAACCCTACGCGCTTTTGTATTGTCGGGGTCGGCGGTAGCGGCCTTCGTCATGGGCTGTCTGTTCGAAGTAATTGTTTCTGCACCATCGCCGTCGCTGCCTCAGTTCTCAGCCCAGACCGAGGTGCTGCCTGAGACTGAGTTAGATCAAGGCGCTCCAGTAGCACCCGCAGCCCTCAGGGATTCTGGTGAGGGCAAGCCTGTCTCTGCCCCCGCCAGAAATGCAGCCGGTGGCAATGGCAACCGCTCTACGGTGGTCGATACGGCCCTTGAGCCCGTGGGTGTAATTACTCATCAAGCTGTCACACCTGCTCCTGCCGATGACGTCACTCTGTTGTTTGGGGGCGACATCTCTTTAGAGGACATTGCCCCAGAAAGCCTGACGGCTCCTGGAGGATTCTTTGCTGACGTTGTCGAATATGGCCAAGCTGATTTAGCCCTGGTGAATTTGGCTACCCCTCTAGCTACGGCGGCCACCAACCTTCAAGAGGGGCTGCGGCAGCAGACCCGTATCGATGCCGTCGATTTGTTAGTGAATAGCGGCGTAGACGTTGTCAACCTCACCCACAGTAGCCTGATGGACTACGGGGCTGAGGGCCTTGATGAAACACTCACCACTCTAGATAGTAAAGGGCTTTACCGCATTGGTGCCGGGCGCAACGCCCTCGAAGCCCGCCGCCCAGAGGTGCTCGATGTCAAGGGTAAACGCATTGCTTATCTGAGCTATGCCATGGGGGGGAACAACGCGGCCCATGATACCGATGTGCTCAAGGAACGCGCTGGGGCTAGCGATAAGGCGATCGCCAAGGAAGTGGAGACCTTTAAGGCTGCCACAGCCTTTAAAGACAGGGCTGGGTTTAACGCGCAAAACATGCCCGAAATAGTTGCCGACATTCAAGCCCTGCGCGACGAGGTTGATTGGATTGTCGTGAACTTTCGCTGGGTTGACCACTTAGGCGAACAACCCAATTTTATGCAAACCAACCTGGCCCGCCTGGCCATTGATCAGGGTGCTGACGTAGTAGTGGGCTACCATCCCACCGTGATTCAGGGGGGTGAGATCTACAAGGGGCGGCCTATTGCCTACTCCCTGGGCGACTTCGTATTTCGTCCTGACGAGCCCCTCGAAAACCAGGACTCAGCGGTGCTCAAAGTTGGGCTCAAAGACGATCAGATGCGGGTTGAGCTGGTGCCGGTGCGGGTACAAGACTCGCATCCCAAAACCCTCAGCGGCAAGGACAGTCAGCAGGTGCTCCAGCGCATTGAGCAGGCATCATCGCAGTTTGACAAACCGCTCAAGTCACCCGTTGTGCTTGACCTTAAAACCCAGGAAGCACCGCCAGAAACCGTCAACGACCCCAACAGCCCCTTTGTATCACCCGATGCGGAGGACGTTCTGCCGGTGGAGCTGGAGGCCGAACCGACACCGGAGCCCAAGGACCAACTGGAAGACGAGACTGAGTCCAAGGACATCCTGGAGGATTCAGCTGCTCCTGCCAACTCGGATACCCCTGAGGCTCTTGAGGACAGCAGTGAGCCTGCCAACATAGAGCAGCCTGCGCCAGATTTAGAGATAGGCCCAGAGACAGATCAATCCTCTCCTGCCGGGCCAGAATCCCTGGAGATGGAGGTTGAGTTTGAGGGCGACCTGGAAGAGTGGGGACCTAAGGTTTCACCAGAGCAACAGGAGTTTAAGCCTGTGCCGCCCGAACGCAGCGGCGGCACTTCGCAAAGCGCTCGGGAGCCCGTTCAGAACGAGTCGCCCTCTAAGAGCCGCCCCAGTGAGGTTCCAGTACCGTTGCCTTCCCCAATCCGGGTGAAGGTTGAGCCCGTTGCGACAGCACCATTGGTTGCACCCCAGCCCGCCGTTCTGACGGATGACGCTAAGGTCGACGCCTGGTCCGACACCATACCTGAGACCCCAATCCCTACCCTAGGTGAATAACGTGCAGATAGGGACTTTATAGCTCTAGTAAAAAGCCCATAAACAGCTGTGGCCAAAGCACTGGATGACAGAGAGCTGTGGTAACGTCTAGGCATTGTGCCCCTGAGGTGCCCTGTGTTTGCCGTTGCCTTAAAAGCAGATCCCCACTCCACCTATGTGCTGTCAGATACTGACACCGGCACCCGGTTAGAACTGGTGCCCGATCGCGGCGGCATTGCCACCCGCTGGCAGGTAGAGGGGCAGGATATTTTTTATTTTGATGGCGATCGCTTCGCCAATCCCGAACTGTCGGTGCGGGGCGGTATTCCCATCCTGTTTCCCATCTGCGGCAATCTGCCCGATAACCAGTACGAGCTAGATGGTCAGACCTACAGCCTGAAGCAGCACGGCTTTGCCCGCGACTTGCCCTGGCAGGTGACTCAGCAGGATGTGACTGAGTCGGCCAGCCTCACTCTAGAACTTGCCAGCAGCGAAGCCACCCTGGCGCAATATCCCTTTGCGTTCAAATTAGCCTTCACCTTTAAGCTGCGGGGTCACAGTCTAGAGTTGCAGCAGCAGTTCACCAACCTCTCGGCTCGGCCCATGCCTTTTTCTACCGGGCTGCACCCTTATTTTTTGGTAGAAGATAAATCCCAGCTAGAGTTTGAAATTCCTTCAACAGAATTCCGCAACCACTTGACAGGCGGGGTTGAAACTTTTGAGGGCAGCTTTGACTTTGGCCAAGGCGAGATTGACCTGGCTTTTCAGAACCTAACGGCTTCAGCCGCTACGGTCACTGACCACTACCTCAAGCGACGGCTCACCCTGTCCTGGAGTGGCGACTACACCAAGCTGGTGTTTTGGACAGTGAAAGGCAAAGACTACTACTGCCTGGAGCCCTGGACAGCTCCCCGCAATTCTCTCAATACGGGAGAAAACCTGTTGATCATAGAACCAGAACAGACTTTAGAAACCAACGTGCGCATGGCGATCGCGTTTCTGTAGCTGGCTGAATCGCCAGCTTGCAGGCTGACAAGATTGTCTACTTAGTCAGACTTTGTGCTCTCAAACTTTTCTTCTACTGTAACGGTGATGATGGGCGGAGATGCTGGAAAGACAGGCGATCCCCGCTACCGGCAGGAGGCAACAAGATCCGCTAAAATGTGCTTCTGCCTGGGGGTAACTACCCGCCGGGAGACTTTCCCCGCATAGGCTGGCTCTATGACCCAACTCAATAACGGCATTACGCTATTTTTTAGCTTGCTGGTCGAGGCCATGCCCTTTCTACTGCTGGGGGTGATGTTTTCCAGCGTGCTGCTGCTGTTTGTCGATGAGCAAAAGCTGCTGGCGGTCATTCCTAAAAACGTGGTGCTTGCGGCGCTGGCAGGCAGCTTAATTGGCTTTCTGTTTCCAGTTTGTGAGTGCGGCAACATTCCTGTGGCTCGACGGCTGTTAACCAAGGGCGCACCGACGGCGGTAGCGATCGGGTTTTTGCTAGCGGCCCCCACGGTGAACCCGGTGGTATTCTGGGCCACCTGGATTGCCTTTCGCGACCAGCCCGAAATTGTATTTTTACGGGTAGGCTTTACTTTGATTGTGGCGGTGACTATCGCTTTAATCTTTAGCGCCCAGGCCGATGTGCGGCCCTTTTTGCAGGACAGCCTCACCCGCATGATGGGGGAGCCTGAGCCTGCCACACCAGTCCCAGCGGAGGCGGAGATTTCACCGCTGCTAAAATCTGGCACCTTTTTAATGCAGTCACCAGGGCAGGTGCTTCAGCTCGATGCCCCACCCGCCCAGGTGCTAGCTCAGGTAGCCGTTGCCGCGCCGCCCATGGTCACTCGACTGCGAATGATGGTTGACAACATGGTGCTAGAGCTGCGGGAGTTAGGGGCGGTGCTGGTGATCGGCAGTGCGATCGCCGCTTTTGTCCAAGTCGCCGTTCCCCGCGAGGTCATCCTAGGTTTGGGCCAGGGCCCTGTGACCTCAATTGTGGCGATGATGGCCCTGGCCTGGGTAGTGTCAATCTGCTCGACGGTCGATTCATTCTTTGCCCTGTCGTTTGCCTCCACCTTTACCAGCGGTTCCCTGCTGGCATTTTTAGTGTTTGGTCCCATGATCGATCTCAAAAACATCAGTCTGCTGCTGACGGTGTTTAAAGGGCGGGCCATTCTTTATCTATTTGTGCTGGCGGCTCAGCTGGTATTCTTGCTGGCTCTGGTAATGAATCTCTATACCAGTTGAGGACGCCCCAAGCTGCTGCCCTTGGATACAGCTAAGGGTCAAGGTGTAACGAGTAACTCGTTTTTTCCATTGCGAATGCCTATTTTCTTCTGGCAATTATGACCTCAACGCCTAGTTCTAATGGTTTGCGCGCCTCTAGACAGCGATCGGTGCCCTGGCAGGCTCTGGTGGATGCCGCCATGCTGCTGCTGTGGGGGCTAATGCTGCTGCGCTTTACGGTGACGGGGAAACTCTACCTGCTGCTGCACCCCGATTACATGTGGCTGGCTCATCTGGCCATGGTGCTGCTGTTGGCCATGGGAGTGAGCCGTCTGGTACAGGTGGGGCTTAGCTACCGCCAGGGAACCGGGCAAACCATTCGCAGTCAAGAACATACGGCTCTGCTGCCGCGACAGTTTAGCGTGGCTCTGCTGATTGCCATCGCCGTGTTTGGGCTGGTTTACACGCCGCGCCCCTTTGCCAGTGAGACTGCCTTTCAGCGGGGCATTACCGATGTGCTGGGTCAGACGCGATCGCGGCCCCAGCGATTTTCCCTCGGCGGCGCGTCTGAGGAGCGCACCATTGTCGACTGGGTACGCACCCTCAACGTCTACCCTGAGCCCGATGCCTACGCGGGCCAGACCGCCCAGGTAAGTGGGTTTGTCACCCATATTCCCGGCTGGCCCGACGAGTTTGTGATGATTTCGCGGTTTGTGCTCACCTGCTGCGCTGCCGATGCCTACCCCGTTGGTCTGCCGGTAGAGCTGCCCGCTGGCACCGCCCGGCCCGCCCCCGACACCTGGCTTGAGGTCAAGGGCAAAATGCAAACCAGCACCCTCGACGGCAAACGCCAGCTTGTCATTGGCGACCCCACCCTGACCGAAATCCCTGAACCCCGCACCCCCTACGAATATTAGCCATGGCCCGTCGCCGCTCTCGTCGCTCTCGCTCCCAACCCCTTGATCGCCTGGCAACGATGATCATTGCTGGTCTCTCGCTGACCCTGGGGCTGTTGATACTCTCGGGCGACCACGCCACAGCGCGGGTGCGCGACTTTACCTGGCAAGACCGCCAGGTGGGGGCCGAAGACCAGGCCTTTTTGCTCACCTTCAGCCGCCCCATGGATGTGGCTAGCGTGGAGCAAAATCTCACTCTAGACCCACCCCTGCCGGGCAAGGTGAGCTGGGCAGGACGGCGCATGGCCTACACTCTGACCGAACCACTACCCTATGGGGAAACGTTCAGCGTCAGGTTGAAGGGCGCGCGCGATCGCTACGCCGCAGCCACTGATGGCTCTAGCCGATTTGAGCCCTTTCAGAGCCAGTTTGAAACTCGCCCCCGCGCCTTTTTATACATTGGGGCCGAGGGTGACGAAGCCAATCGCCTAGTGCTGGCCGACTTAAGCCGCCAGGAGCGCACTATTCTAACCCCAAAAAACCTGTCGGTGATGACCTTTAAGCCCTACCCGCTGGGCGACAAGGTGCTCTTTTCGGCCAGCGACACTAGCCAGGCCGGTAGCCTGCTCAACCAGCAAATTTACACCGTCACCACGGGCCTCACGCCCCGCCCGCCCATCGACTTTGCCGCCCAGCGCCCGCCCCTATGGCAGCAGCTCTGGCCCCAGAAAAAAGCCACTCCATCAGGGGAAACCACCCTGGTGCTCGACAACAGCGCCTACCAAAACCTCAAGTTTGACCTCTCCACTGACGGGCAGACCATTGTGGTGCAGCGGGTCAACCAGCAAAACCCCGCCGATTTTGGTCCCTGGATTGTGCGCCAGGGTGCCGATCCTCAGCCCATTGAAACCGAACCCGGCGGCGATTTCTTAATTGCCCCGGACAGCCAGTCGCTGCTGCTGCTCCAGGGCCAGGGCACCGCCATTATCGATCTGGGCTCAGAGAAAGCTCGCGGTCCCAGTCAGCCCCTTGACTTTCTGCCCAACTACGGGCGAGTGCTCGATCTGGCCGCCGATGGTTCGGCTGCCGCCATGGTCAATTTCAACCAGGATGACCCCAAGAAGCGTTTTACCGAATCGCTGTTTTTAGTCACCAACCAGGGCCGAGAAGAAGAACTATTGCAGGTAAGTGGGGCCATTCTCGATGCCCAATTCGACCCCACCCGCCAGGTTCTCTACGTACTGGCCAGTGAGCTGGTCCAGGCTCCACCGGATCCTGATACCTTGCAGTCAGAAGACGCCTACGCTGAGCAACCACTACTGCTGGCCATTACCTTGGCCAACGGTAAAGCTAGCCCGCTGCTGCGCTTGCCCCAGCAACAGCGCATTCACATGAGCGTGGCTCCCGACGGGCGATCGCTCCTGATTGACCTAGATGGTCAAACCACCTCTGAGGGCGAAACCGGCGCGCCCATAATTTGGAACTTACCTCTGGTTCACCCAACGGTCTCCCTCGACGCCGCTGAATCCGCTGAAGGTGCCAACACCACGCCAAGTGCAGCCGAAACCGAGACCAGCGATGCCTCTAGCATGCCTACGGTCACCGATCCAGAGGAGTTTCCTTTTAGTGGCCTCCAGGCCACCTGGTTGCCCTAGAAGCGGTCATCTAGATACTCCTGGCTCCTGGCTAACAATACCTGACCACTGCACCTGCTTTTCTCCCGTGCGGCGGTAAGAGAAAAAGCGGTCGGCTTCTTGAAATGTGCAGTGGGGTGCGATCGCCACCTGCTCCCGACTCAGCCCCAGCTGCTCGAGCTGCCACCGATTCGCCAGCCGCACATCTAGCCGCACCTTGCCGGGGGCGTCATCCTCAAGCACAGGAGCATTTTCGCGCCCTTGCAGGTCTGCCACCACCGCTTCGTCGTTGTCATCGGGCTGAGACCTAATCGTGCGCCCCACCGCTGCCGCCACATCCACAGAAACCTGATAGACCTCCCCCGCGATCGCCGGGCCAATCGCCACCACCAAATCTTCCAACCGGCTGCCCTGGGCCTGTAGCTTGCCCACCGCCACCGGCACAATCGCCTGGGCCGTGCCCCGCCAGCCCGCGTGGATAGCCGAGACCTGGCCGGTAGCCCGATCGCCAATTAGCACCGGGCTACAGTCTGCCGAGCAAACCCAGAGAGATTGAAGCGGGCGATCGCTCATCAAACCGTCGGCCTCAGCCTTCTCCCCCGAATCGAGAACTGGTAGATCAGCAGGGACTAGCACCCGGTTGCCGTGAACCTGCTTCACTCGCTGCACCGTCGCCGTTCCATTAAGGGCCGCCGTCAGAGTCTCTGGAGTTTGGGGCCAAAACTGTCGGGTAAAAAAGCCGTGGGGCCAAGGTTGAAGTAGATCACAGGTGAGAAACGCCTGCCCTTGCCAAGTCTGCCAATGCCAATTTGCCATGTCGCCCCCCGCGGCGGTTGTATACTTGTACGCTGCTATAGCGCTCCCAACTCCATCCGGCGATGCAGAAACCGCCAATGTAGAGAAAGCGTTAAGTTGCAGCGCCGTTCTATCAAGTTCTATTTTGTAGTTCCCTTAACCATCTCCGCAGATTTCCTGGGGTGGTAGCGTAATCAGTACTAGTCAAAGACCTATCCTAATTTCTACATAAAATTCTAGGACGATTAGCGGGTGAACCTAGACCGACTTCGCCAGGCCCTCCTACAGCCATCCAAAAATTTGGGGATAATGCCTGACTATCAGGCATTGCGCCCTCGTTTTCACCTTCACTGGACCGAGCACATCGACTCTACCAACCGAGCGCTGGTGGCCATGATGGCCGATGGCGCTCCGGCGGGTACAGTGCTGATAGCAACCACCCAGCAGGCTGGGCGAGGTCAGTGGGGGCGGCAGTGGCAGTCTCTTCCCGGAGGGCTGTACCTGTCGCTGGGGCTCAAGCCCGATTTGCCGGCCTCTCGTAGCCCATACCTCACCTTGGCCAGTGCTTGGGGTGTGGCCACCAGCCTGGCCAACCTGGGGCTACCGGTGCAGGTTAAATGGCCCAACGATTTGGTTGCAGGCGGTAAAAAGCTGGGCGGTCTGCTGGCCGAAACTCACCTAGAGAGCGGCCGGGTACAAACCGTGGTGATTGGTTTGGGGCTAAATGGGTTTAATCCAGTTCCCGAAACCGGCACTTCGATTCAGGCGCTGATTCAACCGGAATTGCCCCCCGGCCCCTTGAATACCTTGGAGGGCCTGGCCGCGATCGCCCTCTACGGTCTCATGCAGGGTTATCTCCACTGGCAAAACCAGGGAGACGACGCCTTTCTAATCGATTACCAAACTCACCTAGCCAACCTGGGTCAGGGTCTAATCGTAGAAGGTAAAGCGGCAGAGGTCATTGGAGTAGCACCATCGGGTAATCTGCGGGTACGCCTAGCAGCCGCCCATGGCGAAGCGCCAGCGCTCAAGACGCTGGATATTGAACCAGGTAAAGTAACTTTGGGCTACAATGCGTAGCGGCTGATTATATGGTGAAAAGCAATAACACAGAGTCTATTCGAGCGGATAAACTCTCCGGAGTGTATCCTTCAGTAGCTTGGCTACAGATAGCACTGCTCGTGGGGGGTATGGGGCTAACCCAAAACGGATTAGCCATTGCCGGAACTCCTGATACCCCTGACCCCTCTGAGCAAGAGGTGCCAGTTGAAACCTCAGCTGACTATCTCAAGCCGACGAATAGCAGTAGTGCCCACAGGGCTAGTAGCCCTCAAGCAACTCTAAGTTTGCCTGCACCCTCCGTAGCACAGCCTGAGTTTACGCCTCAGCGCCCGTCTACCTCAGCCGTTGTGACATCACCCCCTTCAGCGAGTTCGCCGATGTTCTCTCCGGTTCCCCCGCCGCCCCCAGCGGCTATCACCGTTACTGTTCCGGCCACCCCCACGGCCCCCACTATGGCAGAGAGCTTGCTGAAGCCCGCTATTGCCTCCACACCTGGCGAAGTAGTTGAAACTGAGGTGCCCGCTGCGGCTAGTACTCCCGAGCCAGTTCCGGCCGAAGCCCCCGCTACCGTAGTACCCGAAGCCGTAGTGCCCGAAGCCATCGCTGCCGATGAGTCGGTACCTGCAGGCTACAACAGCGTTTTTGTTGACCCCACCGATTACAGCCTAGGGGCAACCCAGGCTCCCGCAGCTCGACCCGGCGGCTCTCCCAACGTGGTCTTTGCAGAACGCTCTAGCGGCTGCCAAATTACCGTCGCTGCTGGGCAAAGCAGCCCCAGTGCGGCGTGCGGTGCCTCCAGCGCCTCAGCCTCGGCAGCTCAGGGCGCTAGGGCTGCCAGCGCTAGCCAGGGTCAAGGTGAAATTCGGGTTGGCCCCATTGCCGTCAGTTCCCAAGGAGTGCGGCTAGGCAGCACCACCATCGTCAGCCGAGAAGCCCTCAACGAAAAGCTACGCCCCCTCAACGTACTGCGGCGCGGCAATGAAGAATACGTGTTTCCGCTATCAGTGCCTGCGTCAATTTCGTCGCTGTTTGGCTGGCGGATGCACCCCGTCGCCCAGAGCTGGCGCTTCCACTCAGGGACTGACCTTGCAGCCCCTATGGGCACTCCTGTGCTGGCGACTCGGGCTGGGCGCGTCTCAGTATCAGACTTTTTGGGCGGCTACGGCCTAACCGTCATCATGCGCCATGACGACGACAAGCTTGAGTCTCGCTATGCCCACCTCTCTCAGCTCGCTGTAGAAGCTGGGGAATGGGTGGAGCAGGGCGAGGTGGTTGGTTTGGTCGGCAGCACTGGCACCTCCACCGGCCCTCACCTACACTTTGAGCTGCGTCAGCTCACCGGCGAAGGTTGGGTTGCAGTAGATCCGGTTGAGGTCCTTGAATATGGCGTGGCCAACCTGCTAGAGATCATCGACAACCCGATGCTGGCTCTAGGTCAAGGGGCTGCAAAGGCAGCAGAAACCGAAGCTGGTCTGCCCACTGAGTATCCCTTCCGCCCTGCACAGCCCAATGCCAGCTAGATTAGTGCTGCCGGCTGGGTTGCTGTTAGAGAGATTGGGATAGCCGCTATGGGCTACGTCTTTGAGCATCAGGTGCGGTTTCACGAAACTGACGGGGCCGGGGTGGTCTATTTTGCCAACGAATTGGTGATGTGTCATGCCGCCTACGAAGCCTCTCTGGAAGCAGCGGGGCTGGATGTGGGGGCGTTTTTTCGAGCCGAAACCCTGGCCTATCCCATTGTCCATACCAGCATGGATTACCGACGTCCGCTGCGGTGCGGCGATCGCGTCACCATTCACCTCACCCCTACCCGTCTAGACGACAGCAGCTTTGAAATTCAATATCAGCTCACGCTTGAGGATACAGCAGTAGCCCAGGCCATAACCCGCCATGTCTGCATTGAAGTGGCTAACCGTCGCCGCAGTTCGCTGCCTACTGAGATAGAGCAGTGGCTGGCCCAGTGGGATGGTAACTCTCCTGAAGCTGGGCAAGGTTAGTGATAGAAGGTAATTGGCAGGAGTGGCTTTTTGTATGTGGGTATGTGGGGTTTTTGGTGGCGATCGCCGTCCTCGCCCTCACCACTCGCTCACAGCCGTAGCCCAAAGCATCTCGCATGGCCGCTCTAGTTTTGGAATTTGCTACTGCCGCCATCAAGCAAAGCTGCTGGGCTAGGGAGCATCCAAAATTGCCTCGAAAATTCGGCTTTGGTGACCTCGGGTTCTTCAAAGGTAGCCCGCAGCAGAATAGCGTTAACCAGCACAGCATTGCTCAAGTTGCTGCGGATATAGCATACCGGTGGTGAAGTCAGCTCTGTGAAAGTCGGCTTGGGCAACCACAGGTTCCTGTAGGAACACCCAGATTTTGTAAGCCTTTCTTAAAGTCCGCCGTGTTGTTTCCGTAAATTCGCGGTGGTGCTCTCCCCATACAGCGCCCGGTTCGATAACCTAATTACAAGCGCTAAAAGGGCGGCTTAAATTTAGCTTAAACGTCAAATAGGCGTCTCCTGATGGGGTTCCCCCCGGCTACGGCCGGGGGTTTTTATTTGGGGTACGATTGGTTATCGGGAAGGGTCATTGTCTGAGATTTCACGGAGTCTGAGATTTCACCGATCAATTGTACGGAGTGAGGTGCTGGTTGGGAAATCCGGAGACAGCGAGATCAAGACCTGGATTTAGTGGGCACCCTCGGGTATTCACCCTTGACCCTGAACACAGTTGCCCACTATGTATGTTCAGATGACCTTTCAAGTTGGCATCCTGGCACTGGCGGCAGCGATTAACGCTTTAGTCACCAGCATGGCTTGGCATCGCCGAGGGTCGACCCTGGCGCGACAGTATTTCTCGTGGATGATGGCGGCGGCAACCTTCTACGCAGCGGTAGCGGCCATGGAGGCTGGGTCGATTGGCCTGGCGAACAAAATTTTTTGGTCCACGCTGGAATATGTGGGCACAGGCGGCATCATCATTTTCTTTGTGCTCTTTACCGAAGCTTACGTCCACGGGCGATCGCGCTTTACCCGGCACCGGCTGATCTGGCTCAGCCTCTGGCCCCTGATCAAC
The genomic region above belongs to Nodosilinea sp. FACHB-141 and contains:
- a CDS encoding Ig-like domain-containing protein, which translates into the protein MARRRSRRSRSQPLDRLATMIIAGLSLTLGLLILSGDHATARVRDFTWQDRQVGAEDQAFLLTFSRPMDVASVEQNLTLDPPLPGKVSWAGRRMAYTLTEPLPYGETFSVRLKGARDRYAAATDGSSRFEPFQSQFETRPRAFLYIGAEGDEANRLVLADLSRQERTILTPKNLSVMTFKPYPLGDKVLFSASDTSQAGSLLNQQIYTVTTGLTPRPPIDFAAQRPPLWQQLWPQKKATPSGETTLVLDNSAYQNLKFDLSTDGQTIVVQRVNQQNPADFGPWIVRQGADPQPIETEPGGDFLIAPDSQSLLLLQGQGTAIIDLGSEKARGPSQPLDFLPNYGRVLDLAADGSAAAMVNFNQDDPKKRFTESLFLVTNQGREEELLQVSGAILDAQFDPTRQVLYVLASELVQAPPDPDTLQSEDAYAEQPLLLAITLANGKASPLLRLPQQQRIHMSVAPDGRSLLIDLDGQTTSEGETGAPIIWNLPLVHPTVSLDAAESAEGANTTPSAAETETSDASSMPTVTDPEEFPFSGLQATWLP
- a CDS encoding aldose epimerase — its product is MFAVALKADPHSTYVLSDTDTGTRLELVPDRGGIATRWQVEGQDIFYFDGDRFANPELSVRGGIPILFPICGNLPDNQYELDGQTYSLKQHGFARDLPWQVTQQDVTESASLTLELASSEATLAQYPFAFKLAFTFKLRGHSLELQQQFTNLSARPMPFSTGLHPYFLVEDKSQLEFEIPSTEFRNHLTGGVETFEGSFDFGQGEIDLAFQNLTASAATVTDHYLKRRLTLSWSGDYTKLVFWTVKGKDYYCLEPWTAPRNSLNTGENLLIIEPEQTLETNVRMAIAFL
- a CDS encoding TIGR03943 family putative permease subunit translates to MTSTPSSNGLRASRQRSVPWQALVDAAMLLLWGLMLLRFTVTGKLYLLLHPDYMWLAHLAMVLLLAMGVSRLVQVGLSYRQGTGQTIRSQEHTALLPRQFSVALLIAIAVFGLVYTPRPFASETAFQRGITDVLGQTRSRPQRFSLGGASEERTIVDWVRTLNVYPEPDAYAGQTAQVSGFVTHIPGWPDEFVMISRFVLTCCAADAYPVGLPVELPAGTARPAPDTWLEVKGKMQTSTLDGKRQLVIGDPTLTEIPEPRTPYEY
- a CDS encoding CapA family protein codes for the protein MISAVIPPQPQVLPQGPLLQPPSVKERAAAGYFRDIALWLNQPLTPHGIFVQVQADRPGCLQLVVEFRQPPVKDRLLRFLCHRVWLLNSELIEGIWVVARPLGHRRVLWQQRVKIVTPALKRRQSELKAQAQRQAALAMPPKIRPPRPSPTKTLSRQRLQTLRAFVLSGSAVAAFVMGCLFEVIVSAPSPSLPQFSAQTEVLPETELDQGAPVAPAALRDSGEGKPVSAPARNAAGGNGNRSTVVDTALEPVGVITHQAVTPAPADDVTLLFGGDISLEDIAPESLTAPGGFFADVVEYGQADLALVNLATPLATAATNLQEGLRQQTRIDAVDLLVNSGVDVVNLTHSSLMDYGAEGLDETLTTLDSKGLYRIGAGRNALEARRPEVLDVKGKRIAYLSYAMGGNNAAHDTDVLKERAGASDKAIAKEVETFKAATAFKDRAGFNAQNMPEIVADIQALRDEVDWIVVNFRWVDHLGEQPNFMQTNLARLAIDQGADVVVGYHPTVIQGGEIYKGRPIAYSLGDFVFRPDEPLENQDSAVLKVGLKDDQMRVELVPVRVQDSHPKTLSGKDSQQVLQRIEQASSQFDKPLKSPVVLDLKTQEAPPETVNDPNSPFVSPDAEDVLPVELEAEPTPEPKDQLEDETESKDILEDSAAPANSDTPEALEDSSEPANIEQPAPDLEIGPETDQSSPAGPESLEMEVEFEGDLEEWGPKVSPEQQEFKPVPPERSGGTSQSAREPVQNESPSKSRPSEVPVPLPSPIRVKVEPVATAPLVAPQPAVLTDDAKVDAWSDTIPETPIPTLGE
- the argF gene encoding ornithine carbamoyltransferase → MSTPPLSGRDLLSLSDLSVDELLELLTFAAELKAGKHHPQFPQKVLGLLFRKASTRTRVSFSVAMYQLGGQVLDLHSGVTQVSRGEPTSDTARVLDRYLDVVAIRTFDQAEIQEFADYASIPVINALTDLEHPCQILADLLTIQEEFGALQGLTLTYLGDGNNVAHSLLLGCAMVGMNVHIAGPEGYAPDPAIVKQANQLMQGNGHVLITTDPEAAVKDAQVLYTDVWASMGQESEAGQRLPVFQPYQVNDALLEKASPEAIVLHCLPAHRGEEITHEVMEGAASRVWDQAENRMHAQKALLASVLE
- a CDS encoding permease translates to MTQLNNGITLFFSLLVEAMPFLLLGVMFSSVLLLFVDEQKLLAVIPKNVVLAALAGSLIGFLFPVCECGNIPVARRLLTKGAPTAVAIGFLLAAPTVNPVVFWATWIAFRDQPEIVFLRVGFTLIVAVTIALIFSAQADVRPFLQDSLTRMMGEPEPATPVPAEAEISPLLKSGTFLMQSPGQVLQLDAPPAQVLAQVAVAAPPMVTRLRMMVDNMVLELRELGAVLVIGSAIAAFVQVAVPREVILGLGQGPVTSIVAMMALAWVVSICSTVDSFFALSFASTFTSGSLLAFLVFGPMIDLKNISLLLTVFKGRAILYLFVLAAQLVFLLALVMNLYTS
- the pgeF gene encoding peptidoglycan editing factor PgeF, which gives rise to MANWHWQTWQGQAFLTCDLLQPWPHGFFTRQFWPQTPETLTAALNGTATVQRVKQVHGNRVLVPADLPVLDSGEKAEADGLMSDRPLQSLWVCSADCSPVLIGDRATGQVSAIHAGWRGTAQAIVPVAVGKLQAQGSRLEDLVVAIGPAIAGEVYQVSVDVAAAVGRTIRSQPDDNDEAVVADLQGRENAPVLEDDAPGKVRLDVRLANRWQLEQLGLSREQVAIAPHCTFQEADRFFSYRRTGEKQVQWSGIVSQEPGVSR